One region of Pan paniscus chromosome 5, NHGRI_mPanPan1-v2.0_pri, whole genome shotgun sequence genomic DNA includes:
- the SGK1 gene encoding serine/threonine-protein kinase Sgk1 isoform X2, with protein MGEMQGALARARLESLLRPRHKKRAEAQKRSESFLLSGLAFMKQRRMGLNDFIQKIANNSYACKHPEVQSILKISQPQEPELMNANPSPPPSPSQQINLGPSSNPHAKPSDFHFLKVIGKGSFGKVLLARHKAEEVFYAVKVLQKKAILKKKEEKHIMSERNVLLKNVKHPFLVGLHFSFQTADKLYFVLDYINGGELFYHLQRERCFLEPRARFYAAEIASALGYLHSLNIVYRDLKPENILLDSQGHIVLTDFGLCKENIEHNSTTSTFCGTPEYLAPEVLHKQPYDRTVDWWCLGAVLYEMLYGLPPFYSRNTAEMYDNILNKPLQLKPNITNSARHLLEGLLQKDRTKRLGAKDDFMEIKSHVFFSLINWDDLINKKITPPFNPNVSGPNDLRHFDPEFTEEPVPNSIGKSPDSVLVTASVKEAAEAFLGFSYAPPTDSFL; from the exons ATGGGGGAGATGCAGGGCGCGCTGGCCAGAGCCCGGCTCGAGTCCCTGCTGCGGCCCCGCCACAAAAAGAGGGCCGAGGCGCAGAAAAGGAGCGAGTCCTTCCTGCTGAGCGGACTGG CTTTCATGAAGCAGAGGAGGATGGGTCTGAACGACTTTATTCAGAAGATTGCCAATAACTCCTATGCATGCAAACA CCCTGAAGTTCAGTCCATCTTGAAAATCTCCCAACCTCAGGAGCCTGAGCTTATGAATGCCAACCCTTCTCCTCCA ccaaGTCCTTCTCAGCAAATCAACCTTGGCCCGTCGTCCAATCCTCATGCTAAACCATCTGACTTTCACTTCTTGAAAGTGATCGGAAAGGGCAGTTTTGGAAAG GTTCTTCTAGCAAGACACAAGGCAGAAGAAGTGTTCTATGCAGTCAAAGTTTTACAGAAGAAAGCAATCCTGAAAAAGAAAGAG GAGAAGCATATTATGTCGGAGCGGAATGTTCTGTTGAAGAATGTGAAGCACCCTTTCCTGGTGGGCCTTCACTTCTCTTTCCAGACTGCTGACAAATTGTACTTTGTCCTAGACTACATTAATGGTGGAGAG TTGTTCTACCATCTCCAGAGGGAACGCTGCTTCCTGGAACCACGGGCTCGTTTCTATGCTGCTGAAATAGCCAGTGCCTTGGGCTACCTGCATTCACTGAACATCGTTTATAG AGACTTAAAACCAGAGAATATTTTGCTAGATTCACAGGGACACATTGTCCTTACTGACTTCGGACTCTGCAAGGAGAACATTGAACACAACAGCACAACATCCACCTTCTGTGGCACGCCGGAG TATCTCGCACCTGAGGTGCTTCATAAGCAGCCTTATGACAGGACCGTGGACTGGTGGTGCCTGGGAGCCGTCTTGTATGAGATGCTGTATGGCCTG CCTCCTTTTTATAGCCGAAACACAGCTGAAATGTATGACAACATTCTGAACAAGCCCCTCCAGTTGAAACCAAATATTACAAATTCCGCAAGACACCTCCTGGAGGGCCTCCTGCAGAAGGACAGGACAAAGCGGCTCGGGGCCAAGGATGACTTC ATGGAGATTAAGAGTCATGTCTTCTTCTCCCTAATTAACTGGGATGATCTCATTAATAAGAAGATTACTCCCCCTTTTAACCCAAATGTG AGTGGGCCCAACGACCTGCGGCACTTTGACCCTGAGTTTACCGAAGAGCCTGTCCCCAACTCCATTGGCAAGTCCCCTGACAGCGTCCTCGTCACAGCCAGCGTCAAGGAAGCTGCCGAGGCTTTCCTAGGCTTTTCCTATGCGCCTCCCACGGACTCTTTCCTCTGA
- the SGK1 gene encoding serine/threonine-protein kinase Sgk1 isoform X3, producing the protein MTVKTEAAKGTLTYSRMRGMVAILIAFMKQRRMGLNDFIQKIANNSYACKHPEVQSILKISQPQEPELMNANPSPPPSPSQQINLGPSSNPHAKPSDFHFLKVIGKGSFGKVLLARHKAEEVFYAVKVLQKKAILKKKEEKHIMSERNVLLKNVKHPFLVGLHFSFQTADKLYFVLDYINGGELFYHLQRERCFLEPRARFYAAEIASALGYLHSLNIVYRDLKPENILLDSQGHIVLTDFGLCKENIEHNSTTSTFCGTPEYLAPEVLHKQPYDRTVDWWCLGAVLYEMLYGLPPFYSRNTAEMYDNILNKPLQLKPNITNSARHLLEGLLQKDRTKRLGAKDDFMEIKSHVFFSLINWDDLINKKITPPFNPNVSGPNDLRHFDPEFTEEPVPNSIGKSPDSVLVTASVKEAAEAFLGFSYAPPTDSFL; encoded by the exons ATGACGGTGAAAACTGAGGCTGCTAAGGGCACCCTCACTTACTCCAGGATGAGGGGCATGGTGGCAATTCTCATCG CTTTCATGAAGCAGAGGAGGATGGGTCTGAACGACTTTATTCAGAAGATTGCCAATAACTCCTATGCATGCAAACA CCCTGAAGTTCAGTCCATCTTGAAAATCTCCCAACCTCAGGAGCCTGAGCTTATGAATGCCAACCCTTCTCCTCCA ccaaGTCCTTCTCAGCAAATCAACCTTGGCCCGTCGTCCAATCCTCATGCTAAACCATCTGACTTTCACTTCTTGAAAGTGATCGGAAAGGGCAGTTTTGGAAAG GTTCTTCTAGCAAGACACAAGGCAGAAGAAGTGTTCTATGCAGTCAAAGTTTTACAGAAGAAAGCAATCCTGAAAAAGAAAGAG GAGAAGCATATTATGTCGGAGCGGAATGTTCTGTTGAAGAATGTGAAGCACCCTTTCCTGGTGGGCCTTCACTTCTCTTTCCAGACTGCTGACAAATTGTACTTTGTCCTAGACTACATTAATGGTGGAGAG TTGTTCTACCATCTCCAGAGGGAACGCTGCTTCCTGGAACCACGGGCTCGTTTCTATGCTGCTGAAATAGCCAGTGCCTTGGGCTACCTGCATTCACTGAACATCGTTTATAG AGACTTAAAACCAGAGAATATTTTGCTAGATTCACAGGGACACATTGTCCTTACTGACTTCGGACTCTGCAAGGAGAACATTGAACACAACAGCACAACATCCACCTTCTGTGGCACGCCGGAG TATCTCGCACCTGAGGTGCTTCATAAGCAGCCTTATGACAGGACCGTGGACTGGTGGTGCCTGGGAGCCGTCTTGTATGAGATGCTGTATGGCCTG CCTCCTTTTTATAGCCGAAACACAGCTGAAATGTATGACAACATTCTGAACAAGCCCCTCCAGTTGAAACCAAATATTACAAATTCCGCAAGACACCTCCTGGAGGGCCTCCTGCAGAAGGACAGGACAAAGCGGCTCGGGGCCAAGGATGACTTC ATGGAGATTAAGAGTCATGTCTTCTTCTCCCTAATTAACTGGGATGATCTCATTAATAAGAAGATTACTCCCCCTTTTAACCCAAATGTG AGTGGGCCCAACGACCTGCGGCACTTTGACCCTGAGTTTACCGAAGAGCCTGTCCCCAACTCCATTGGCAAGTCCCCTGACAGCGTCCTCGTCACAGCCAGCGTCAAGGAAGCTGCCGAGGCTTTCCTAGGCTTTTCCTATGCGCCTCCCACGGACTCTTTCCTCTGA